In Bradyrhizobium lablabi, one DNA window encodes the following:
- a CDS encoding ABC transporter permease: protein MPLQEILTPRLGQALRPNIWDAVALILVIGAMVLIVYGGRQTTLPLSALDISPVSLDPSNLPVYALRTTMRMLLAIVCSIIFTFVYAALAAKSRRAEMVLIPLLDILQSVPILGFLTFTVVFFLNLFPGSVFGAELACVFAIFTSQAWNMTFSMYQSLRNVPKDLEEATQSFHLSGWQRFWRLDVPFAMPGLIWNTMMSMSGGWFFVVASEAITVGNTTITLPGIGSYVALAIEKQSLPAIGYAILTMLLVIIAYDQLLFRPVVAWADKFRFEQTASATAPSSWMLDLFRRTRALRALTYPFAAVNKAISNLHIALPTGLWKPATKGPPSRVVDAVWLALIAVSTLYAGWRAYSYLSATLSLADVFTAVGHGFVTLARVVVLIALATLIWVPVGVWIGLRPRLAERIQPLAQFLAAFPANLAFPVFVVVIVRYHLNPNIWLSPLMILGTQWYILFNVIAGASAFPTDLREAAGSFHLHGWRWWMKVILPGIFPYYITGAITASGGSWNASIVAEVASWGDTHLTATGLGAYIATATETGDFPRVVLGIATMCILVTLFNRLLWRPLYAFGERRLRLG, encoded by the coding sequence ATGCCACTTCAAGAAATTCTGACGCCGAGATTGGGGCAGGCGCTGCGGCCCAACATCTGGGACGCGGTCGCGCTTATTCTGGTGATCGGCGCCATGGTGCTGATCGTCTATGGCGGCAGGCAAACCACGCTTCCGCTGTCGGCGCTCGACATCAGTCCGGTTTCGCTCGATCCCTCCAACCTGCCGGTCTATGCGCTGCGGACGACGATGCGGATGCTGCTCGCGATCGTCTGTTCGATCATTTTCACCTTCGTCTATGCGGCGCTTGCCGCCAAGAGCCGGCGCGCCGAGATGGTGCTGATCCCGCTGCTCGACATCCTGCAGTCGGTGCCGATCCTCGGCTTTCTCACGTTCACGGTGGTCTTCTTCCTGAATCTGTTTCCGGGTAGCGTGTTCGGCGCCGAGCTCGCCTGCGTGTTCGCGATCTTCACGAGCCAGGCCTGGAACATGACCTTCAGCATGTACCAGTCGCTCCGCAACGTGCCGAAGGACCTGGAGGAAGCGACCCAAAGCTTTCATTTGAGCGGCTGGCAGCGCTTCTGGCGGCTCGATGTGCCGTTCGCCATGCCGGGCCTGATCTGGAACACGATGATGTCGATGTCGGGCGGCTGGTTTTTCGTGGTGGCGTCGGAAGCGATCACCGTCGGCAACACCACGATCACGCTGCCGGGTATCGGCTCCTATGTCGCGCTCGCCATCGAAAAGCAGAGCCTGCCCGCGATCGGCTATGCCATCCTGACCATGCTGCTCGTCATCATCGCTTACGACCAGCTGCTGTTTCGCCCGGTGGTCGCCTGGGCCGACAAATTCCGCTTCGAGCAGACCGCGTCAGCCACCGCGCCGTCCTCCTGGATGCTCGACCTGTTTCGACGGACACGGGCGTTGCGGGCGCTGACCTATCCGTTCGCCGCCGTGAACAAAGCCATCTCGAATTTGCATATCGCGCTGCCGACGGGCCTTTGGAAGCCGGCCACAAAAGGCCCGCCATCGCGCGTGGTCGATGCGGTCTGGCTTGCGCTGATCGCGGTCAGCACCCTCTATGCCGGCTGGAGGGCCTATTCGTATCTGTCGGCGACATTGAGCCTGGCAGACGTCTTCACCGCCGTTGGACATGGCTTCGTCACACTGGCGCGCGTCGTCGTGCTGATTGCGCTGGCGACGCTGATCTGGGTCCCGGTCGGGGTCTGGATCGGGCTGCGGCCGAGACTCGCCGAACGCATCCAGCCGCTAGCGCAGTTTCTGGCGGCATTCCCGGCGAACCTCGCCTTTCCCGTGTTCGTGGTAGTGATCGTGCGCTACCATTTGAACCCGAATATCTGGCTGAGCCCGCTGATGATCCTGGGGACCCAGTGGTACATCCTGTTCAACGTGATCGCGGGCGCCAGCGCCTTTCCGACCGACCTTCGCGAGGCCGCGGGCAGCTTTCATCTGCACGGATGGCGGTGGTGGATGAAAGTGATCCTGCCAGGCATTTTCCCCTATTACATCACCGGCGCCATCACCGCCTCCGGCGGATCATGGAATGCCTCGATCGTCGCGGAAGTCGCAAGCTGGGGCGATACCCATCTGACCGCAACCGGTCTCGGCGCCTATATCGCAACAGCGACAGAGACCGGGGACTTCCCTCGGGTGGTGCTCGGCATCGCCACCATGTGTATTCTGGTGACGCTGTTTAACCGGCTGCTCTGGAGGCCGCTCTATGCCTTCGGCGAGCGTCGTCTTCGCCTCGGCTGA
- a CDS encoding carbohydrate porin, which translates to MKAICKIGGGKIAGGTAIVLATCSAALAADLPPSLPAKPPVPYVATAYDWTGLYVGAHAGVIRGASNWTAQPGAGVPDLNGSFNLPFHLDFMAGTGSYVMGLQAGYNYVFPSRVLLGVEADVTMPNSDVLIPFSVRGSQTVSSPLIGQVTYGEAVIHYGSARARFGYAFDNFLLYGTGGLAWSYDQVTRSQDGGVSANGFAAQGTLDTRRLWRLGWAAGAGIEIPVAGGWTAKAEYLSTGFGHKGMTFTAAAEPFNSDLAMQSIRLGLNYKIGDDSTHVSDFLTKGPSALETDRFAFHAQATYLQQYDPPFRAPYKGPNSLDSNISRQTSDLTAFAGIRLWQGAEAWINPELDQGFGLSGSLGVAGFPSGEAYKVGADYPYLRVHRAFLRQTIDLGGDAIEHLDAGLNQFSGTRTSDRLVFTVGKFGVVDIFDTNQYAHDPRGDFMNWSLVDTGSFDYAADAWGYSVGAAAEWYQGPWTFRGGVFDLSSAPNQTGLDSRFEQFQWVGEIERRYSILDQPGKIAITGFLTRGVMGSFEDAIQLAAINGGPADIAAVRKYQGRGGISMNLEQQLMPNVGLFMRAGFADGHKEPFEFTDIDRTVATGLSISGKQWGRDQDVFGIAGVVNGISGVHQAFLNAGGLGILVGDGMLPHPGYEQILETYYSFPIFASRITLDYQLIVNPAYNRDRGPVSVLGLRLHTQY; encoded by the coding sequence ATGAAGGCAATTTGCAAAATTGGAGGCGGCAAAATCGCAGGTGGCACGGCGATCGTGCTCGCGACGTGCTCCGCCGCGCTCGCCGCCGACCTGCCGCCGAGCCTCCCGGCCAAGCCGCCCGTACCTTACGTCGCGACCGCTTACGACTGGACTGGCCTGTATGTCGGCGCCCATGCCGGCGTGATCAGGGGCGCTTCGAACTGGACCGCGCAGCCGGGAGCCGGCGTCCCGGATCTGAATGGATCATTCAATCTTCCGTTCCATTTGGATTTCATGGCCGGCACCGGCAGCTATGTCATGGGGCTGCAGGCCGGATACAATTACGTCTTTCCGTCTCGCGTGTTGCTGGGCGTCGAGGCTGACGTCACCATGCCCAACTCGGACGTGCTGATACCCTTTTCGGTGCGTGGCAGTCAGACGGTGAGCTCGCCCTTGATCGGCCAGGTGACCTATGGCGAGGCGGTGATTCATTACGGCAGCGCGCGCGCCCGCTTCGGTTATGCGTTCGACAACTTTCTGCTTTACGGCACCGGTGGGCTAGCCTGGTCCTACGATCAGGTGACGCGGAGCCAGGACGGTGGCGTTTCGGCTAACGGCTTCGCGGCGCAGGGCACGCTGGACACCAGGCGGTTGTGGCGCCTGGGCTGGGCGGCGGGCGCCGGCATCGAGATCCCGGTCGCCGGGGGCTGGACAGCGAAAGCCGAATATCTGTCGACCGGATTTGGCCACAAGGGCATGACCTTCACGGCCGCCGCAGAACCCTTCAATTCCGACCTGGCGATGCAAAGCATCCGGCTCGGCCTAAATTACAAGATCGGCGATGACAGCACGCACGTCTCGGACTTCCTGACCAAGGGACCATCTGCGCTCGAGACGGATCGCTTCGCGTTCCACGCCCAGGCCACCTACCTCCAGCAGTATGATCCTCCGTTCCGGGCTCCCTACAAGGGACCGAACAGCCTCGACTCGAACATCAGCCGCCAGACCTCGGACTTGACCGCCTTCGCGGGCATCCGCCTCTGGCAGGGCGCCGAAGCCTGGATCAATCCGGAACTCGATCAGGGGTTTGGCCTAAGCGGATCGCTCGGCGTCGCGGGATTCCCGAGCGGCGAAGCCTACAAGGTCGGCGCGGATTATCCCTATCTGCGTGTGCACCGGGCGTTCCTGCGGCAGACCATCGACCTCGGCGGTGACGCCATCGAGCATCTCGACGCCGGGCTCAACCAGTTTTCCGGAACGCGAACGTCGGACCGCCTGGTGTTCACGGTCGGAAAATTCGGCGTGGTCGATATCTTCGACACCAACCAATACGCCCACGACCCGCGCGGCGATTTCATGAACTGGTCCCTTGTCGACACCGGATCGTTCGACTACGCCGCAGATGCGTGGGGCTATTCCGTCGGCGCGGCGGCGGAGTGGTATCAAGGTCCCTGGACGTTTCGCGGCGGCGTGTTCGACCTCTCTTCCGCGCCGAACCAGACCGGCCTGGATTCGCGGTTCGAACAATTCCAGTGGGTCGGTGAAATCGAGCGGCGATATTCCATCCTCGATCAACCCGGCAAGATCGCGATCACGGGCTTTCTGACGCGAGGCGTGATGGGAAGCTTCGAGGACGCGATCCAGCTCGCCGCGATCAATGGAGGCCCCGCCGACATCGCCGCCGTGCGGAAATACCAGGGTCGCGGCGGCATCAGCATGAATCTGGAGCAGCAACTGATGCCCAATGTCGGGCTGTTCATGCGGGCCGGGTTCGCGGACGGCCACAAAGAACCCTTCGAGTTCACCGACATCGACCGCACCGTCGCGACCGGCCTGTCGATATCGGGAAAGCAATGGGGGCGGGATCAAGACGTGTTCGGCATTGCCGGCGTCGTCAACGGCATTTCCGGCGTACACCAGGCGTTTCTCAACGCCGGCGGACTTGGCATCCTGGTCGGCGACGGCATGCTGCCGCATCCCGGCTACGAACAGATCCTCGAGACCTATTACAGCTTTCCGATCTTTGCCTCGAGGATCACGCTCGACTACCAGCTCATCGTCAACCCAGCCTATAATCGCGACCGGGGTCCTGTTTCGGTGCTCGGTCTACGCCTGCATACGCAGTACTGA